The genomic region AGCAGCTTGCCCACCGTGAGCCGCCGTCCGTCGATCAGCGGCGGCCCGTACGGGCTGACGATGCCCCGCTGCAGGGTCGTGCGCCAGTTGTAGCGGCCGGTAAGCACCCCGTAACGGGAAGGCGAGCACACCGCGGAGCTGGAGTGCGCGTCGCGGCACACCATCCCCTCGCGCGCCAGCCGGTCGAACTGCGGCGTGGCGATTCTGCCGCGCGGATTGAGGCACGACACGTCGCCATAGCCCATGTCGTCGACCAGGAAGTAGACGACGTTCGGCTTGCTCCCCATCACGCCCCCACCACCGGACGCCGCTTCCAGAGCTGCACGGTAAAGCGGTCCTCCTCCTCGACTAGGTCCGGCTCGGTGCCGTTGTGCTCCTGCATGCCGCGCACGATCTTGCGCGGCACCCCCAGGCCGGTGGCTTCGACATAGCGGTAGTCGCGCAGCACCTCCTTCACCAGCTCGTTGCGGGTGGCACGGTAGCCGGCGCGCATCTTGGCCACCGTGACCGTGTTCGGCAGCCGGCCGGGCGAGACGATCTCCATGCGGTCGGCGTAGATCGACAACTCGATGTCGCTCACCGTGATCGTGTAGTCGCGGTGCGCGACCGCGTTCACGACCGCCTCCCGCACCGCCTCCAGCGGGTACTCCCAGCGCTCCCGGCGGCGTCCGCCGGCATCGATCCAGGCCTCCAGGCCGACATTCCGCCGCACGAACTCGAGCGTGCGTTCGATCACGCCGCTCTCCATCCACTCGCTGCCCTCGGAGAACGTGCGTGCCTGCCCGGGGTAACCCATCCCGTCCGCTTCCGTCCGTTGGAACGCCAGCGACACCGCCGGTCCCCGCACCGTGGCCCGCTCCCTGGCGTCGTAGTCCTTCTCGGCACCGCAGTATGCTGCGGCACTTACCCCAGCGTGCGGGAGAAAGCGATTGGGACTCTTGCCGAACAGGAGCAGTCCGGCCGCACTCGCCATTGACCGCCCACTCCCTTCCACCATGATCTCGGTGTTCACCAGGAGCCGCGTCCAGGCTGCTTCGTCGGTCTCATCGGGGCACTCCTGCTCGCGGACATCGCGGAAATAGTTGATCAGGCGGCGCCGGTCGAGGTCGGCGAACGAGGTGCCGGGCACCGGCTTGCGGTCGTACTGCAGCCGCCCCGACTGCTGGTAGAGGCGCATCTCCTCCTCGTCGGTGGCGTCGCGGGTGGTGGTTCCGACCCGCACCTGCGTGACCCAGGCCGAACCGCGCTTCGCCTTGTAGGGCTTGTCCGGGGCGTCCGCCGGCAGCGACACGACGCCGACGACCACTCCATCGCGCCACTCGACCGTCTCCCAGTACGGAATCGTCGCCGGGCGCACGTGGGCGCGCGCCGCCTCCATCACCCACTCCTCGGCCCGCCGCCGGTCCCGGGAGAGGCCGGCGACCGTGCCGTCGTCCTCCACCCCGAGCAGCAAGTGCCCCCCTTCCAGGTTGAGCAGGCCGGCGACCACTCGCCCCACCCGCTCCGGACGCAGATCATCCCGCTTGAACTCCACCCCCGAGCTCGCCCCCGACCCGATCAGCCGCGCAAGTTCGCCCCTATCCATGAGTCTTCCGACTGACCTTGACCTTCATGAGTTGCTCGCGAAGGGTAGCTCGATCTGAGACGAACGGACCGGCAGCGGCGCAGGCTCGTGTTCGACGGAGAACGTCCTGCCCGTCACGGACTCCACCGCCGTGGGGACGGTGAATTGCAGGTCGGTCTCCTGGCCTGTCACCACCGGGAACCCGTAGTGGCGGTTGAGGTGGCGGCATGCGCGGCCCGCCTCCTCGCGCGCGTGTACGAAATCCAGGTGCGCTTCGAGCCGGCGACGAGCGTACTCACGGCCGAGCGGGACGGCCGTCTCGATGGTGTTGCGGATCGGCTGCTTGAGGCTGCGTTCGATCTCAAAGCCGATGCTGGAGCGGCCGCCGGCGATAGCGGCGGCGGTCGTGGTGCCGGTGCCGAGGAACGGGTCGAGCACCGTATCGCCGATCAACGAGTACATCTGGATCAGCCGATAAGCCAGTTCGAACGGAAACGCGGCGCTGCGCGCGCGGGTGTCACGATCATCGGATACCGCGTCGCCGATGAGTTGTCTGGCGCCGACCAGACCGAGCCACACTTCGGAGAACCACTCGTTGCGTTCTTCCCAGAAGAAGGCGCTGCGCCGGCGGCGCGCCTTGTCGGCGGGGGAGAACTTGCGCGGCCCGCCCTTGCGGGCGATCAGGATGTACTCGTGCTCGTAAGTCACGTACGCGCCGGCCGGAAGCATGCCGGAGCCAAGGAACTTGTTGGGCGCGTTGGTGGGCTTGCGCCACAGGATGTCGGGCAGTATCGAGAAGCCGAGTCCCATCAGGGCGTGCAGGATGCGGCTGTGGTTGGAGAACAGCCGGAACTCGCCATCGATCTTGCGGGTGGCGTCGCCGATGTTGATGCACGCCAGCCCGCCCGGCTGCAGCACGCGGTGACACTCGCGCCACACCGCGTCCAGGCGCGCGTGCATGAACTCGAACGCCTGGTCGCCGTGCTCGCCTGTCAACGCCTTCGCGATGCGCGTGTCCACGCGGCTGAACTGCTCGTCCCACAGCTCGATCATCGGGTAGGGGGGCGAGGTCACCACCAACGCCACCGAGCCGTCGGGCACCGCGTTCATCCGCCGCGCGTCGCCGTAGCGCACCTGGTGCCGGGTGGTTTCCACGGACACCGGGCGTCAGGTGTGGGCGATTACGTCGATCTCGACGCGGAACTGCCTTGCCAGCCCGACCCGCACCGTGCTGCGGGTGGGACGCGGCTCGGGAAAGAACTGCTCGTAGACCGCGTTCATGTCCGCGAACAGCGCCATGTCGGTCAGGTAGACGGTGGCCCGCAGCACCTTGTCCATCGACGAACCGCCCGCCTCCACCAGTGTCTTGACGTTACTCAGCACCTGCCGCACTTCGGCGGCGAAGTCGCCCTCCACCGGCTCGCCGGTGGCCGGATCGACCCCCACCTGCCCCGAAACGAACAACAACTC from Spirochaetaceae bacterium harbors:
- a CDS encoding site-specific DNA-methyltransferase; protein product: MSVETTRHQVRYGDARRMNAVPDGSVALVVTSPPYPMIELWDEQFSRVDTRIAKALTGEHGDQAFEFMHARLDAVWRECHRVLQPGGLACINIGDATRKIDGEFRLFSNHSRILHALMGLGFSILPDILWRKPTNAPNKFLGSGMLPAGAYVTYEHEYILIARKGGPRKFSPADKARRRRSAFFWEERNEWFSEVWLGLVGARQLIGDAVSDDRDTRARSAAFPFELAYRLIQMYSLIGDTVLDPFLGTGTTTAAAIAGGRSSIGFEIERSLKQPIRNTIETAVPLGREYARRRLEAHLDFVHAREEAGRACRHLNRHYGFPVVTGQETDLQFTVPTAVESVTGRTFSVEHEPAPLPVRSSQIELPFASNS
- a CDS encoding putative DNA binding domain-containing protein gives rise to the protein MDRGELARLIGSGASSGVEFKRDDLRPERVGRVVAGLLNLEGGHLLLGVEDDGTVAGLSRDRRRAEEWVMEAARAHVRPATIPYWETVEWRDGVVVGVVSLPADAPDKPYKAKRGSAWVTQVRVGTTTRDATDEEEMRLYQQSGRLQYDRKPVPGTSFADLDRRRLINYFRDVREQECPDETDEAAWTRLLVNTEIMVEGSGRSMASAAGLLLFGKSPNRFLPHAGVSAAAYCGAEKDYDARERATVRGPAVSLAFQRTEADGMGYPGQARTFSEGSEWMESGVIERTLEFVRRNVGLEAWIDAGGRRRERWEYPLEAVREAVVNAVAHRDYTITVSDIELSIYADRMEIVSPGRLPNTVTVAKMRAGYRATRNELVKEVLRDYRYVEATGLGVPRKIVRGMQEHNGTEPDLVEEEDRFTVQLWKRRPVVGA
- a CDS encoding Rid family detoxifying hydrolase, translating into MEKTAITSAQGAPPGGPYTPALRWGELLFVSGQVGVDPATGEPVEGDFAAEVRQVLSNVKTLVEAGGSSMDKVLRATVYLTDMALFADMNAVYEQFFPEPRPTRSTVRVGLARQFRVEIDVIAHT